In a single window of the Microbacterium sp. SL75 genome:
- a CDS encoding LacI family DNA-binding transcriptional regulator has translation MRKTGRPTMIDVAADAGVSLKTVSRVVNGEPNVDPAMIERVLASVGRLGYHRNSLAASLRSGNRDTIGFVAADLSNTFYMAVAAAVSAIATRERMHLVMASSEEDADLERTLALDLCQRQIGGLIVVPTAADHSYLSREVELGTPVVFLDRPGSGVPADAILLDNRGGSRSAVAELLESGHRRIAVLLDSAEIYTMVERLAGAREAFAAAGLTLDPALVVDGLHTPAVTRDAVHRLLDSADPPTAVFCANNRVTIGALEAILPRGAEVAIAGFDDFELSRLLPRRIRIVDYDVTELGTRAAETLLARGADPATGSHTHLVSTRLVDRGGVS, from the coding sequence ATGCGCAAGACCGGTCGGCCCACCATGATCGACGTCGCCGCCGACGCCGGGGTGAGCCTGAAGACCGTCTCGCGCGTGGTGAACGGGGAGCCGAACGTCGACCCCGCCATGATCGAGCGAGTGCTCGCATCGGTCGGCCGGCTCGGCTACCACCGCAACTCCCTCGCCGCCAGCCTGCGATCGGGCAACCGCGACACGATCGGTTTCGTCGCCGCCGACCTCTCGAACACGTTCTACATGGCGGTCGCGGCCGCCGTCTCGGCGATCGCCACGCGCGAGCGCATGCACCTGGTCATGGCATCCAGCGAAGAGGATGCCGATCTGGAACGCACCCTCGCCCTCGATCTGTGCCAGCGTCAGATCGGCGGCCTCATCGTCGTGCCCACCGCGGCCGACCACTCCTACCTCTCCCGCGAGGTGGAGCTGGGAACGCCGGTGGTCTTCCTCGACCGTCCCGGCAGCGGCGTCCCCGCCGACGCGATCCTGCTCGACAACCGCGGCGGGTCTCGCTCAGCCGTCGCCGAGCTGCTCGAGAGCGGGCACCGCCGTATCGCCGTCCTGCTCGACTCCGCCGAGATCTACACGATGGTCGAGCGCCTCGCCGGAGCACGCGAGGCCTTCGCCGCCGCGGGTCTCACGCTCGACCCCGCCCTGGTCGTCGACGGGTTGCACACCCCCGCCGTCACCCGTGACGCGGTGCACCGGCTCCTCGACTCCGCCGACCCGCCCACGGCGGTCTTCTGCGCGAACAACCGCGTCACGATCGGGGCTCTCGAGGCGATCCTGCCTCGCGGCGCCGAGGTCGCCATCGCCGGCTTCGACGACTTCGAGCTCTCCCGCCTGCTCCCCCGCCGCATCCGCATCGTCGACTACGACGTGACGGAGCTCGGCACGCGCGCCGCCGAGACACTGCTGGCGCGGGGAGCCGACCCCGCGACGGGATCCCACACGCACCTTGTGTCGACGCGTCTCGTCGACCGGGGCGGGGTGTCCTGA
- a CDS encoding alpha/beta fold hydrolase, which yields MPTESAPATDGAPLTLYLLHALGASSGSFDRLADELAGDVRVQGIDLPGFGSAASAPDATLDETVDHVVRHLSEHANGPWMLGGHSMGGKIAALVAARVLRGEAPLFGLHGMVLMAPSPPRPEPMDEERRERMLSWVDEGAISEHDAETFIDQNTAEPLDAGAHSLALADLRRTSPTAWRAWLETGSRVDATVEVQTLDLPVLVLAGTDDADLGASAQPELLASVYPRARFRALPDTGHMIPLERPAEAAEAISRFIADEVRVGPVVPEDWARLIAGDRVDDRVRGILARRGMPDDRGYAPAALNLAQLTLLREIADLVVPQDGPAIDIAGRVDAQLARGEGDGWRNADLPVDVEAYRTGLDQLATTWPTDPAERAETFRAAVEGESDAEGPFDSAQLETWLEDVRNDLVRQWLAHPASMARVGYDGFATGGRPIRGYVELRLGRREDWEPANVGGTIATGDAA from the coding sequence ATGCCCACCGAATCCGCTCCCGCCACAGACGGGGCACCCCTCACCCTGTACCTGCTGCACGCGCTGGGGGCCAGCTCTGGATCCTTCGACCGTCTCGCCGACGAGCTCGCGGGCGACGTGCGCGTGCAGGGCATCGACCTGCCCGGTTTCGGCTCCGCCGCGAGCGCCCCTGACGCCACGCTCGACGAGACCGTCGACCACGTCGTCCGGCACCTCTCCGAGCACGCGAACGGTCCGTGGATGCTCGGCGGCCACAGCATGGGCGGCAAGATCGCCGCTCTGGTCGCAGCGCGCGTGCTCCGCGGCGAGGCCCCTCTCTTCGGGCTGCACGGCATGGTGCTGATGGCGCCCTCTCCGCCACGCCCCGAACCCATGGACGAGGAGCGTCGTGAGCGGATGCTCTCGTGGGTCGACGAAGGAGCCATCTCCGAGCACGACGCCGAGACCTTCATCGACCAGAACACGGCCGAACCCCTCGATGCCGGGGCGCACTCGCTCGCCCTCGCAGACCTCCGCCGCACCTCGCCCACCGCGTGGCGCGCGTGGCTCGAGACGGGGAGCCGCGTCGACGCGACCGTCGAGGTGCAAACGCTCGACCTGCCCGTGCTCGTGCTCGCCGGCACCGACGACGCCGATCTCGGCGCCTCCGCCCAGCCCGAGCTGCTCGCCTCCGTCTACCCCCGCGCGCGGTTCAGGGCCCTCCCCGACACGGGGCACATGATCCCGCTGGAGCGCCCGGCCGAGGCGGCCGAGGCGATCTCCCGCTTCATCGCGGACGAGGTGCGGGTCGGACCCGTGGTGCCGGAGGACTGGGCCCGTCTGATCGCGGGCGATCGCGTCGACGACCGGGTCCGCGGCATTCTGGCCCGCCGTGGCATGCCCGACGACCGCGGTTACGCTCCCGCGGCGCTGAACCTGGCGCAGCTGACCCTGCTGCGCGAGATCGCCGACCTCGTCGTTCCGCAGGACGGGCCGGCCATCGACATCGCCGGACGCGTCGACGCGCAGCTCGCCCGCGGCGAGGGGGACGGCTGGCGCAACGCCGACCTCCCCGTCGACGTCGAGGCGTACCGCACCGGGCTCGACCAACTGGCGACCACCTGGCCCACCGATCCCGCCGAGCGGGCCGAGACCTTCCGCGCCGCCGTCGAGGGAGAGTCGGATGCCGAGGGTCCCTTCGACTCCGCTCAGCTCGAGACGTGGCTCGAAGACGTACGGAACGACCTGGTCCGGCAGTGGCTCGCGCACCCGGCGAGCATGGCGCGCGTCGGGTACGACGGCTTCGCCACCGGCGGCAGACCCATCCGCGGATACGTGGAGCTGCGTCTCGGACGCCGCGAAGACTGGGAGCCGGCGAACGTCGGCGGCACGATCGCGACGGGAGACGCGGCATGA
- a CDS encoding SDR family oxidoreductase, which yields MTSDRDQFTFDNPVTRYARVEPPVQHQPEPGVQADMTPVPDLGEKTYRGLGRLVGRKALITGGDSGIGGAVAIAFAREGADVAIVHLPDEQRDADHILEQIRDAGRTGVSIATDITDPAACRELVARTAEALGGLDIVVNNAGKQVMVEKVDDLADEQFEQTFRTNVFAPFWITKAALAHLPEGGTIINTASLEAYVPAPDRLDYAATKAAINNLSKGLAQQLASRGIRVNVVAPGPTWSALQVSQGVSDDQMEHFDDESTYQRAGQPAEIAPAFVFLASAESSYVSGETLNVNGGMVTP from the coding sequence ATGACCTCCGATCGCGATCAGTTCACCTTCGACAATCCCGTCACTCGCTACGCGCGCGTCGAGCCGCCCGTGCAGCACCAGCCCGAGCCCGGCGTCCAGGCGGATATGACTCCGGTACCCGACCTGGGCGAGAAGACCTACCGCGGGCTCGGCCGCCTGGTCGGGCGAAAGGCCCTCATCACGGGCGGAGACTCCGGCATCGGCGGCGCCGTGGCGATCGCGTTCGCCCGCGAGGGAGCCGACGTGGCCATCGTGCACCTGCCCGACGAACAGCGCGACGCCGACCACATCCTCGAGCAGATCCGGGATGCCGGCCGCACCGGCGTCTCGATCGCGACCGACATCACCGATCCCGCCGCGTGCCGCGAGCTCGTCGCCCGCACCGCCGAGGCACTCGGCGGTCTCGACATCGTCGTGAACAACGCTGGCAAGCAGGTGATGGTCGAGAAGGTCGACGACCTCGCCGACGAGCAGTTCGAGCAGACCTTCCGCACGAACGTGTTCGCCCCGTTCTGGATCACGAAGGCGGCGCTGGCCCACCTTCCCGAGGGCGGCACCATCATCAACACCGCCTCGCTCGAGGCGTATGTTCCCGCGCCCGATCGCCTCGACTACGCCGCGACCAAGGCCGCGATCAACAATCTGTCGAAGGGCCTCGCGCAGCAGCTCGCCTCGCGCGGCATCCGGGTCAACGTCGTCGCGCCGGGGCCCACCTGGTCGGCGCTGCAGGTGAGCCAGGGCGTCTCCGACGACCAGATGGAGCACTTCGACGACGAGAGCACGTACCAGCGCGCCGGTCAGCCCGCAGAGATCGCACCGGCGTTCGTCTTCCTCGCCTCTGCGGAGTCGAGCTACGTCTCGGGCGAGACCCTTAACGTCAACGGCGGCATGGTCACGCCGTAA